The Oncorhynchus keta strain PuntledgeMale-10-30-2019 chromosome 28, Oket_V2, whole genome shotgun sequence DNA segment gcctcgaagaattgaggctgttctgagggcaaaaggagggtgggggtgcaaatcaatattaggaagattaTCTTATCGTTTTGTATACGCAGCCTGTTTTATTACAAGTGAGCCTATTGTTGTGTGTAACTTTGCGTGAATAAATGTGATTTTGTCTTGTTAGTTGGAGCATAACATTCTTGTCATTTCAGGGGTCAGGGTGGACATTCCTCCTCCCATGATGCAACCCCGGAGGTCAGGCAGTCTGCTGACATTTCACCTTCTGCTGTGCCACACGCCACAGCCATCAGGTCTCTCAGCCAGCCACCAGAGGGCGCCACTGCGGGGCTGTCCATAGTCAATACTGAGACGGGCCACAGACGTTCCTTTGTAGCTGACGGTGAGAGGAAAGAATACACTTCTCATCATGAACTTAAAGTATTTCGAGTCAATTAATGATAACTCATCACTATCACCAGTATAATCATCAGGATTTGTTTTCTTCTTTGGGTTTTTTGACAAAATAGAGACGCTACTTGAACGTAGACATGTGAAGGGATGGAATGGAAAACAATCCTATGTAAGTGATTTTGTTTGTCTTAAAAACAAATCATTAGCTGAACATATGGATCAATATAGAACAAGTCAAAATGTCCCCTCTCAGCCACCATCTACCTTCTTAACGCACACAGAAATCCCATAAGCCTCTATTCATGTCCACTCCCATCCCACAAGCATTGAGGCCAGAGCAAAGTACAGCCAGAGGCAACACTGGGGAGAAGAGGTGAGCAAGTGAGGCAATAACAGCAAAAGATAGTGAAAAGAGAAGCACATTTACCTTATAAccttttcctctcttccctctctttctcctcttcccccaTCCTTCCCTTCTCTTAGAGTCCATAGTATGGAAACAATTGGCCAGCAGCGCTACCCTGTCACTCCCTCCATTCCCCCCCACCTGTTTGTCCTGAAGAACacccctctcccttcttcctcctctttatcctaCTCCTCTCTACGTGGAGATGAGAAGCAAAAATGTGACCTGGTCCATGCCCCGGTCCCCTACCGTCCATTTCCTATCAAGAGTGctcatctctctgtcccctggCCCCTGCCCGAGCACTCTGACTGGGGCACCCTGGCCACCTCTGTTGGCGATGGCCTGGTGGtccaccccaaccctaaccccaacctccaGACCTTCCACCAGCAGAGCAGCAGCAACAACCAGAGCAGGGGGCAGAGCACTGGGCAGGCCTGGCCCAAGCCTGGGAAGAGCCCAGCTGCACGGGTCCAGGACCAAGACAGGCGGGGGGTGCAGCACCCATGTCGGGAGGTGTTGGTACAGCCAGAGAGGGTGTTTGGGGAGGGGCTGAAAGGGGCTGACTCTCCTCTGGACCTGTCTGACCCTGGGAGGTTCAAAAGCAGTAAGTCATCACAGGACAGCAAGGCCAACCCCACACTGCAGGAtgtatacatagagggagagacatcTAACAGTGCCACGAGGACAGAATCCTCCCCACAGATCCAGTCcagtcctccctcttcctcttcttttccACCtgctcctccctcatcctcctcttctacaCCTCCCTCCAGCCAACAGAGGCAAAGCCCCAGTGATCACAACCTCAAGGTACTTTACGGAAGCATTCCTCTCAATAAACATGTGAAATAgacaaaccaacacacacaccagtgttttTTTTCATGACCATGGCATTATTCCTAtctattacagcatgttggatgactgtcattcatactCCATTCAACCATTTCactgtaacattgataggtttaggctactacatgatacttgagttttccctatacccatcatgaggttgctacaacctagcctatgaatgaaagtttacaacgtaggtgcacacaggtcgagagaaaattttgaggtgacagacagtgacacatggacagacagtgacacattcaataccgtcttgcacactcttgcctgtatCTAGCTTAtttagggtgtaatcattagtccaacagttgcaaacacaAGTTTTTATTGGATAAATGCAGGTATTTTATATCCCCGtttcgtttgcttccgtttaagaaaagtttttcaacagaatcggcataATGAATACATCCCGTATCACACATAAACACAggtcactttcatagcagccatatTGTATTCCTTCTCACCTCTATGCACTCTCTATGCGTCACCAgacaaaaaaaactttccaagccaaatcatgtcataaccgctacacacagccgaCATCATTGTCCCCATGTTAGCTAAAGTAACATCCTAGTCAACATAGCAAATAGAACTAATGCGTTAGTAAActcgctacaatcatgcagtaacgttacagtgtatTTTGgcagtaagcagttacaccggcgggcccggtggcaataaattattaaactaaaagcttaccttgacatggaagagttccagtgttgtgttggaaagtcatagccagctagttaacatagcgtccctctgtttgagccgggtgtttgagtaactaaactagccagctgcatttgctagctaagtaagtgaaactgaaggAAAATaattaaatctctctctctctctcttccaccctcgtttttggaaaaaaagtatttgaatttctctctctttgagtcaattacgcaccacattttatgcactgcagtgctagctagctgtagcttatactagactaattctctgatcctttgattgggtggacaacatgtcagttcatgctgcatgagctctgataggttggaggacgtcttCCAGAGGTTGTCATAATTActatgtaagtctatggaaggggatgagaaccatgagccttctaggttttgtattgaattCAATGCACCAAAAGGAGGATGGAAGCAaactgtcctccggctacaccatgttgctaccctacagagtgctgttgatgctactgtagaccttgatttcaaaacagtgtgttttaatacattatttggtgatgtgtgaatacatttagtatagttttatctgaaAAAGGATGACTTTTTCAATATTTtaccatttacatttttttaaattcactgaggaggatggtcctccccttcctcctctgaggaccCCCCACTGACACACACGTGTGTGATTTAGTAATTTGATATGTCTAACCCCGTTCGCAGGAGGGAGGGCAATCAGAGATGGTGGAAGCTGACGGGAAAACAGATAAAAGAACAGGAAAGGAGTCTAAGGACAGGAAAGACCCTGTTCTGACCATCTCACTGCATCCAGGTACAGAACACCGCGACAAggctgtatgtgtatgtgtacaagtacatataataataataataataataataataataataataataataataataataataataataatacattttatttgcacCTTTCAAGATACACAAGgaaataatcaaatattaaatataaaCATGTCTATTACAAAAAGTAGCATGGCTCACAAAAGAAGTTACTCTTTTGTCCTCAATTGTTTCTGTATTGTTGCCGCAATCAAGGGGGAGGCCGATGACATCAGAGTGAaccatcagaccaactccttgaatTGTCAAACCCTTGAATAAAAAAA contains these protein-coding regions:
- the LOC118361062 gene encoding uncharacterized protein LOC118361062, coding for MALEGFNKLFHKLREAHEREVKEWQETFQELNNKNSCETKQMEELFNKNQQLKEHQRLLTENIKQLENRLRAGLCDRCTVTQDVANRRQQEYETSQIQSLHHISILVGKMNKMKMENQRLQEEVSHLRGAQEGQGGHSSSHDATPEVRQSADISPSAVPHATAIRSLSQPPEGATAGLSIVNTETGHRRSFVADETLLERRHVKGWNGKQSYKSHKPLFMSTPIPQALRPEQSTARGNTGEKRVHSMETIGQQRYPVTPSIPPHLFVLKNTPLPSSSSLSYSSLRGDEKQKCDLVHAPVPYRPFPIKSAHLSVPWPLPEHSDWGTLATSVGDGLVVHPNPNPNLQTFHQQSSSNNQSRGQSTGQAWPKPGKSPAARVQDQDRRGVQHPCREVLVQPERVFGEGLKGADSPLDLSDPGRFKSSKSSQDSKANPTLQDVYIEGETSNSATRTESSPQIQSSPPSSSSFPPAPPSSSSSTPPSSQQRQSPSDHNLKEGGQSEMVEADGKTDKRTGKESKDRKDPVLTISLHPVVLLEALNYGLQNQLYSNGKATQSTAAGSNSDDQEVESSLSGSESSQSSKRKWTRLDTDTEAPRQKEKRINLLSTVTGEEPTEVKQMTGQG